The window AAGATTATAAGTATTGTTGCCAACAGAGTCAAAGTAGTATGATGGACTCCATAAGTGACCGCCCTACAGAATGTTCTTAAGCCAAGGAAATGCCCTGAACATCTTGTAGGCACTTGCCACCTTGAGCAGATGCATTGCCTTTGCAATGCTCATTGCTGGATTCAATGAAACGAGCAAGTGCACATGGTCTTCATCAAAACCAATTTCCTTGATTTCTATCTTGTGCAACTGGGCGGTCTGTTTCAGGACATGCTCACAAAAACTTTTTATTCTTTGGAAATTGAATATCTTATGACAGTACTTGACTTTCCAGCATATGTGGAAAGTCTGCTGTCCATAGCTTGAGCTAAACGAATTCATTTGCATGCTATCATCTCCAGCAGCTTGCACTTGACGTTCTAATTTTGTTAGAATAGCAACCTGCATTTTATTTATGTACAGTAAAGAATTAGTATCCACTATCTAAAGACTGGTGGAATTCAGTATTTAAATTTCACATTGGCCGTGGCAATTATCCACAATACAGGTTATTAATTGATTATTACAGTAGTTTTCTCCGCAATTTGGATTAAGAGCACAACCTGGTATACATACATTATAGTAATAATCCAGACAATAATCACAACAAGCACTTGCAAAGACTGTATTTTGAACCAACGTTGTCAGGCCAAGCATTGAGAAAAGAAATAGTCCAATTAAAATAAGTGATTTAATTCTCAGATTCATCTTATTTCACCTCCCTTCTTTTATAAAATTTCATCTTAATGCCAATTCTTTTATTCTGTTATAATCATCACCATCTAAATTACCTGCTTTTATCCATTGAATTTTTCCTTTTTCATCTATTAGAATTGTCTGTGAAAAATTAGAAATCCTATAATTTGAAATGAATTTGTCTTTTTCTTTAGGAATGTAGAGAGGAAATCGAATTTTCTTTGCTTGTTTAAGAAGTTTTACATCATCTAATTCACCAATTATAATAGCCATTGCATGAACTTTTTCTTTTAACTTAAGATTTAATCTTTGCCAGAATACAAAATTTTTCTCACAAGGAACACATGAAGGAGAGAAAATAAAAAATAAGATTTTTTTATTTATAGTGCTAAAATTAATATTTTCTTCTTTCCCATTTAAATCAATAGCTTTTATTTGAGGAGCATTTTCTTCTATTAAAAGATGAGGAGCAGAGGTTTTTAGAGTTTTTATTTGGGATTTCAGTTTATTATTTTGATAAATTAACAATCCAGATTGAATTAAAATAAACAACACAAAAAAACCAATTAGATAATTTATTAATCTTTTTTTCATTTTTTATCTGTGCGCTTTCTCTTCTAAATCATTCCTTTATCAAATCTTTTATTCATAAAATACTTTTCCCTTCATTAAATTTTTAGCAAATCCTATGCCAAAATTGATTATCTTTATTTATCAATAAGTTAGAATTTATTAATTTTCATCTAATATATT of the Acidobacteriota bacterium genome contains:
- a CDS encoding redoxin domain-containing protein: MKKRLINYLIGFFVLFILIQSGLLIYQNNKLKSQIKTLKTSAPHLLIEENAPQIKAIDLNGKEENINFSTINKKILFFIFSPSCVPCEKNFVFWQRLNLKLKEKVHAMAIIIGELDDVKLLKQAKKIRFPLYIPKEKDKFISNYRISNFSQTILIDEKGKIQWIKAGNLDGDDYNRIKELALR